In the genome of Deltaproteobacteria bacterium, the window AATTCAATCAGACGAACAATCAATTCCACAATCTGTGAGGATACTCCGTTGCGAATCTGGATCGATGTCTTCATATTCAATGCCTCCTGATTTGAAGTTTGAAGACATTATAAACGGTATTTTAGTATTTATCAAGTCCCTTACGATCAAGGCCTGCTGGAAAAGGATGGGGATGACGGGATGTATCCCTGGTTAGACCAGTTAAAAGAGTGCGCTACGGCCTATCTTCAACATTGGACCCCGGACCGCCGGGAGGTCCTGCCGGAACCCTGCCCCGGAATCACCTTTGGGGCTTTAGAAGCGGAACCTTTGATGGAACAGGAGCCGGCCGATCGGGAATGGATGGCCCTGCAGGAAGAATCCGGCCTTCAGGAACTGAAGGCCCTGCTGAAAGAACCGGAATACCGGATGATCAAAGGCCTTCTGAATCTGCTGGACCCGCAGGATGTGCCAAAGGGCCCGGGGCCGTTAGGGGGAAAAGCACAGACCGCGATGACCCTGCGCCAGGGATTATATCAAGCCCATGATCGGGTCCTGGACCGGCTCATCCCGACCCAGGCCGGGCCCCAATGGATAAAAGAGGGGACAGCCTTCCAGATCAAGGGGCCTTTTCCCCTCTATGCGGTTGACCTGGGGGAAATGGGGTTCAGGACGAAACCCGCATCGAAGACGGGAAACCCCGGCCCTACAGGCCAAAGGCCGGCTTTCTTTGGAAATCCCTTTGGGGAAAAACCGGAGCCCTCCCCTTTGCTTTTGGGAGCCTTTTCCGGGGATAACCCTTCTCCAATGCTCCTGGTCTTTGACCGAAGCACCCTTTTTCTGATGAATTCCTCGCCTTCAGAAAAGATCATGGTAGATGCGGTCTTGACCACTATCCGGAAATCAAATCATTTTTTTCTCCATTGGGAAGGGGGGCCTGAACTCCGGCCGGGGATGGAGGCCTGGGCCGACTGGTTTGACTGGGATCGGCGGAAAGATCAAGCCCTCTTTGAGGTATATTACGATAATAAATCGGCTGATGAAATCAGGGGTCTTCTGAAGAAGACCGGTATTGCCTGGGGAGTTCATTAATGATCAAAATCGGGCAGGACCTTTTTCCGGAAGAAGGCGCAGACCCGATAAGGAGGCAGGAAATGGAAAAGAAAATACAGATTCTCATCCTGGACGATGAACCTATTGTGGGGAAACGTTTGGGACCGGCCTTGGCCAAGATGGGAGCAGAGGTCGAAGTTTTTGAAAATCCGGTCAAGGCCCTGGAGCGGATCCAGGAAAAGACCTTTGATATCGTCGTGACGGATATCCGCATGGATGATATGGACGGCATTGAGATCCTGGAAAAGGTCAAGGACCGATCGGCAGAGACCAGGGTGATCATGATCACCGGCTATGCCACAGTGGAGGTCGCCCGGGAAGCCCTGGGCAAGGGAGCCTTTGATTTTATTGCCAAGCCCTTTAAGCCCGGTGACTTGAGAGATGTTATAGTCAAGGCGGCCGAATCAATGGGATACAAAGGTCTTTCCCGACCTGATCCCAATAGTTGATGGACCCCAAACCGATCCTCAAGAGGAGTGCATCCGGGGCAGGAATTATGGAGGCCCGACAGAAATATCAGGGGCTTCAATCCCTTTTAGGCGGGAACAGCCGTCTTTTAGAAATCATGGCTGACCTGGAGGCAGACCTGCGGTTTTTACCCCTGGGCTCGGCCTCTCTGGAACATCAGATCCGGGACTTGCTGGAAGGCACCCTTCTGATGATTGAAGACCTTAATTATTTAGCCAACGGCCGGTTTCAAGCCTTGTATGCGGCTTATTTAAAGCTGGAGCAGTCCATCCAGGAATCCCTGGAAACCTCTCAGAAAGGGGCCGAGCCAACCTGGGTCAGAAAGATTTCCGAAATCGGTTTGGGCCACACCCAGGAAGTGGGGGGCAAGGCCGCCCATTTGGGGGAACTAAAAAAAATCCTGCCCGAGGCCATACCCGAGGGGTTTGCCGTTACGGCTGAGGCCTATCAGGCCTTCATGTCCGATCCGGTCCTGGCTGCCGAGATCCGCGCCCTGTTGGATACCCTCGAGGTGAGCAGCGACCGGGGACGCTTTAAAGCCAAGGCCGACCGGATCCGGGATATCCTCCTCAAGGCCCATGTCCCCCAGCCCATCGCCGGAGCCATCCGGGAAGCGGGTGCGGCCTTTGGGCCCCCTGTTCAGAGATGGGCGGTCCGGTCCAGTGCCATCGGGGAAGACGGGACGTTAACCTTTGCCGGACAATTCGAGAGTTTTTTAAATGTCCCCCCCTCCCAGTTGGTTGCGGCCTATCAAAGGGTCCTGGCCAGCCGCTTCAGCGAGCGGGCCATAACCTACCGCCTTATGGGAGGGTTTACCGAAGTGGCCACTCCCATGGCCGTATTATTCATTCCCATTATCGAGGCCCGAAGTGCCGGGGTCATCTATACCCAGGACCCGGCCCAACCCGACCAGGATCAACTGCTTATCAGTTCCACCTGGGGGTTGGCCGGCGATATGGTGGCCGGTCTGGCCCCGGCTGACCTCTTCCGGGTAGACCGGAAAGACCCCGGACAGGTGGAATCCCAAGGGGTCTTAAAAAAGACCCGTCTTATTTGGGGAGACCCGTCCCAGGTCCAAAGGGTTGAAAACAGTCCGGCCGAGCAGGAGGCTTTTTCCCTTAACCCGGAAGAGATCCAAAGGCTTTTTGCGCTGGCCTTAACCGTAGAGGGGCATTTTGGCGGCCCCCAGGATATGGAGTGGGCCATAGATCAAAAGGGAAAAATCTGGATCCTCCAGGCTAGAGCTTTGAAGTTGATTGCCCCTTCGGAACAGGGGGGTACCATCCCGCAGGAACGGCCCATCCTGTCCGGCGGCCAGACTATTTTCCCCGGCCGGGCCGTTGCCCCGGTCCAGGTTATCCTCGATCCCAGGGAATTCCCTTTGGTTTCCGAAGGGGTTATCCTGGTGGTCCCCCAGGCCGTCCCGGAGATCGCCTCGGTTCTTCCCCTTTTGACCGGCTTTATTGCTGAGCAGGGGCAGCCCACCGGCCATGCCGCAACTCTGCTCCGAGAATTTGCCGTCCCTTCTTTGTTCGGACTGTCAGGGGCCACGGAAAAGCTCACTTCAGGGGCCATGATCGGTCTGGATGCCAGTCATCGCCAGGTATTTACAGGCCAACCCTGGCCGGATATCCGGGAAAGGACCCTGGCCCGAATGGCCCAACCGAAGATCAACCGTCCTTCAAGCCCTTTGAGTGCCCTGATCCTTAAATTGAATTTGACGGACCCCCAGGCCCGTCATTTCACACCGGAAAGTTGTGAATCGGTCAACGACCTGATTCGCTTTATCCATGAAAAAGGGGTGGCCGCCTTTTTTGAGGTGGGGGACCAGGAGACCCGGAAAAGGCAAACGCCTACCCGCCGTTTAGCCTCTTCCCTGGGCCTTGACCTGTACGTCCGGGAATTGGGGAATGCCCTGGCCCCGGAGGCCCTGTCCAAAAAAGAAGTCCGGCCAGAGGAAATCAGGTCCCTTCCCTTCCAGGCCCTCTGGCGGGGCATGGTCCATCCCCAGGTCAGTTGGGCCGGACGCCGGGAAATCGATTTGAAAGGGTTCGCCTCGGTCATGGTCTCCTCCTTAGGCCAGGACATGGGGGCCATGCGGAAATTGGGGGACCCGAATTACCTGCTGGTGGGACCGGATTATCTGAACCTCAATATCCGTCTGGCCTATCATTATGCCATGGTGGACAGCCTGATCGGACCGGTCACCGAAAACAACTATGTTAATTTCCGCTTCCAGGGGGGCGGTGGGAGTCGTGACCGTCGGGACTTGAGGGCCCGCTTTTTGCGGGATGTCTTATTATCTTCCCGTTTCAGTGTGGACCTCCGGGGAGATCTGGTAACCGCCTGGCTGCGGGGCTATCCCAGGCAGTCTTCGGAGGCCGGCCTGGAACTCCTGGGTAAACTCATGGGCTGCGCCCGTCAACTGGATATGCTGATGGCCAACGAATCGGTCAGGCGACATTACGTCGAACGCTTTCTGGCCGGTGATTATCAGGCCTTTGCCTGAGAGGAAAAAGGCCGAAGGGTTCAAGAAGAACCCATCGGCCTTTCAAGGTAAGGGATAAATGATGGTTGGTTACTTTTTCATCTTTTTCATAAAGATGGACTCCGCCTTATTGGCCATGGCCTCAGCCTTGCCGGCGGCCTTCTCGGCCTTACCGCTGGCTATCTCAGCTTTTTGGGCGGCCAGTTCGGCCTTTTTGGCTGCCGCCTCGGCCAAAGTAGCTGCCGATTCGGCCCGTTTGGCTGCTCCTTCTATCTTGCCATAGTCTACTGCCGGCTTGGGTGCCGCTTGGGGAGCAGCCGGAGGAACAGGCGTTACCTTAACAGGTGCCGCCGTGGCTTCCTTCATATTGGAACACCCCATGCCAAAGACAAACAAAAAAGAAAGTGCGGATAATAAAGCCGCTAACTTAATCAATCTTACCGGATTCATTTTGAATCACCCCCTTTCCATGAATTTATTTACTTCCTATCCTCTTATCTCTTTTTCATTCTGGTAAACCATCCCGGAAACCAAGGCCCCCAATTTATTAAAGCAGATGGGCTTTTCCAAATAGGCGGTGGCCCCCCTCTCCATGGATCGATGAAAAATTTCTTCACTGCCAAAGGCCGTTATGACCATAACGGGTACCCCGGGTTGCAGGTTTTTGATCCCCGGCAGGATATCCAACCCGGTCAAACCGGGCATGCGGATGTCGGTGATAATCAAATCAAAAGAACGTTCAGAAAGTTTACGGAGGGCCTCTGCTCCAGAGCTTGCGGCCTCTACCTCATAGCCGTCCTCCCCCAAAAAATCTATTAGCAACGATCGCATCTCGGCATCATCTTCGATGATCATAATGCTTTTTTTATCAGTTCCTTTTACGATCACCCCGATATCTCCATATCCGAATAATTTTTTTGCCGAGAATCAAACCTGACGACTATGTAAAAATCCGTCATTCCCGCGCAGGCGGGAATCCAGGCCAGGTCTGAGAGACTTTTTACGAATTCATCAAACTTATTTTTAATAGCAATAATAAAGCCAGCTCCGTCAAGATGAAATAGCGTTAATTTTCAATTAGTTGTAACTATGGCAGGGATTCGTGACAGGGAAAAGTGTGGCAAAACGGGACTTATTGTGGAAAAATGGTACAAATGGAAGTTTTTCTTGACATATTACGGGAGACGTAATAGTTTGCAAGATATGATTAAGTCTTTTGCTTGCAGAGAAACGGAGGCTTTATTCAATGATCACCGAGCTCGTCGTTTTCAGGCCATAGAACGTCAGTCAAGAAAACGACTGATGGTCTTGCATGCCGCCCCAAGTCTCGAAGCCTTAAGGCTTAACCCTGGTAACAAATTTCACGCATTAAGAGGAAATAGAAAAGGCCAATGGGCCATCAGCATCAATGACCAATGGCGGATTTGCTTTGAATGGAGTGATGGAAACGCTTACCAGGTTCAAATTATTGATTATCACTGAGGTGTTATAAGATGGGAAACAATAACCTGCTGTCACCTATCCCCCCCGGGGAAATTTTACGGGAAGACTTTATGGGTCCTGTCGGACTCAGCATTAACCAGTTGGCCAGGAATATTGGGGTACCACCAAACAGGATCAGCGAAATCGTCAATGGAAAGCGGACTATTACCGCTGATACGGCCCTCCGGTTACAACGCTATTTTGGAGTCGAGGCTCAGTTTTGGCTCAATCTCCAGTCCGAGTTTGATCTTAGAATCGCTAAACGACAAAAATGGCTGGACATTGAGCGGCGCATAACGCCAATCAAATATAAGGCCTCTGAACCATTAGAAAATGCAATACCGGCATAAAGTTTAAGAGGAGTTTTTTTCTACAAGGCGATATTAGCCTTTACCCCCCAGCACAACCCCGGTAACGAACGCGCATCTGGCTGCTCTGGCAAGTGAACACGGCTGTGAGTTAATCTCCACCGGCAACCGGCTTCTCGCGCTTTCCCGGGATCAAGTGGGAAAATCCATTAAAGTAACAATCCTTTTTTCGATTGACATTGCCCTAATAAATTGAATATATTAAATTAAAAGATTCAATCGTGCCTTTAATTTCCTTGCTTGACGTTTAACGGAAAAACGGATGGAACAAAAGGTGCAATCCGTAAATAACAGGTTACAGCGTATCGACGGGGCTGACCGCGCCCTACGAGATTACTTTTCCGTGCATTGTTGAAACTGTGCACTTTAACGACAGGCTTGGCGGTTGGAGTGGAGGGCGTCTGTGATGGGTTTTTTGCTGTATCGAATCGGTGCGTGCCCGGAGCCCGATGCCCCGAAACTGCTCGTAGTACAATTCCAGGGCGTCACGGGCCTGCTGGACTTGCCAGTTGGACACTCCTGGGCGTTGGGCCGTTTCAGCCAGAAAGGCCTCGATTTCGGTCCGGCCCAATTCCCTGCGCCCGCGGCCCGGATGTTTTGCAAAGAACCGGCGTACCCAGGCCACACAGTGCGGGATGGTCTTTTCCTGTGCCCCGGCTTCCCGCAGTACGGCAATGTATCCATCAGGCCAGCGCGGCTGGGGGTTCAATGGCGCCACCCCCCGACGAGTTGTTTGAGGCATATCATCCCTCCTCCAGTGGAATCATATGCCTCATAAATGCATATGAAAATAAGGGAAGTCAAGTAATTTTTTGAGGCATAGCATCCTGGATCGAGTCAAACAGGGATGCTATTATTGAGGCATAATATTATGTTCGACAACAAAGGAGGAATCGATCAATGAACAAGATGCTAAGTAGACTCGTTTGTTTTCTTAAACCGAGACGCGCTATAGTTCCCAGTGCCGAGGAAGATACGAACCGTCGCTCATCTGTAAAGCAACCAACCCCAACTCCACCCGAAGGTGGTTCTTGCATTGTCTGTTCATCTGCCGCCACACAGTGTGTGCGGCCTTCTAAAACTCTCTTTGTTATTTGTGAAAAGATACTATGCGAAGAAGTCGTCCAGGACTACTGTAGACTGCTAGGGTGGAAATTATCTGCCATAGAGGCAGGATCTGTAGTCAGTGGTGTGCCTATGCGATCTGATACAGAGAAAGTGATGTATGACGAGATCATTCTGCAGGCTGGGGCCAAAAGGGCTATCCTTGATCATTTAGCATCACTGCATAAACACTTCTGCGCTGCTGATAACTACGGGTCTACGGCACCGTTCTGGAAAAACCTAGAACGCGAGAAGATTTTACAATGGCTTCTGCTTCATACGAGCGTCCTCACGAAGAAGCCAGGCATTTCAAGTGTTATTTCCAATCAAGACGACACGCTGATCGTACTTAGCGTCGTTGACAAGACTTATCGTACCGCCGTCCGAGACGCCTTTAAACCTGGAGGCTACATGGGACATCTTGAGCAACACGGAATGTTCAATGCACCACAGCAGCGTCAAGCCGCAGCTGCATTTGTTATTGGTCACGAGTACAAAGCGATTTATGGCAGAGTGGATCTGTGTGTCCACTTCGCATGGCTTCCACCTCTTGACGGCCATTCGTATCAGGTCGTTGTTCCACAGGATATCATGACAACCGAGGAAAAAACTACTTGGCTTACATGAATGGCATGAAAGCGCCGAACCACCGCCTCCACCGTACGGCACGCCGCCGGTGAGGCGTGACGTTCGACAGAATGGTCACAAAAGAAGGAGAACTGGCAATGCGTAATTCAGTGATGGTGACTGTTGTTTTGGTGATCCTATCGTTTTCCGGTTCCGTGTTCGGACAAACGGCGAGT includes:
- a CDS encoding phage integrase N-terminal SAM-like domain-containing protein is translated as MPQTTRRGVAPLNPQPRWPDGYIAVLREAGAQEKTIPHCVAWVRRFFAKHPGRGRRELGRTEIEAFLAETAQRPGVSNWQVQQARDALELYYEQFRGIGLRARTDSIQQKTHHRRPPLQPPSLSLKCTVSTMHGKVIS
- a CDS encoding response regulator, translating into MEKKIQILILDDEPIVGKRLGPALAKMGAEVEVFENPVKALERIQEKTFDIVVTDIRMDDMDGIEILEKVKDRSAETRVIMITGYATVEVAREALGKGAFDFIAKPFKPGDLRDVIVKAAESMGYKGLSRPDPNS
- a CDS encoding HigA family addiction module antidote protein, encoding MGNNNLLSPIPPGEILREDFMGPVGLSINQLARNIGVPPNRISEIVNGKRTITADTALRLQRYFGVEAQFWLNLQSEFDLRIAKRQKWLDIERRITPIKYKASEPLENAIPA
- a CDS encoding type II toxin-antitoxin system RelE/ParE family toxin encodes the protein MIKSFACRETEALFNDHRARRFQAIERQSRKRLMVLHAAPSLEALRLNPGNKFHALRGNRKGQWAISINDQWRICFEWSDGNAYQVQIIDYH
- a CDS encoding response regulator, translated to MIVKGTDKKSIMIIEDDAEMRSLLIDFLGEDGYEVEAASSGAEALRKLSERSFDLIITDIRMPGLTGLDILPGIKNLQPGVPVMVITAFGSEEIFHRSMERGATAYLEKPICFNKLGALVSGMVYQNEKEIRG